Proteins encoded by one window of Arachis ipaensis cultivar K30076 chromosome B04, Araip1.1, whole genome shotgun sequence:
- the LOC107635161 gene encoding uncharacterized protein LOC107635161, whose protein sequence is MVQNHKQDHDFNQTHSSGAPMASGNNKAQQHDHTETMPEYRLKVAAELGLCMALADMVLIYIYLNLFAICTAKVNEEIGLRKYTETLRNLLCPVLKPINQHVNMSKLVPLIELFSFLVIICSVTVLLLLGAKFTRIHVAMFFIWSILMLQGSDTLTIGIYLIILGLYCICWSRKKQQPNGNEKLQPKREPKSYFEMNP, encoded by the exons ATGGTTCAGAACCACAAACAAGACCATGATTTCAACCAAACTCACTCCTCTGGTGCACCCATGGCTTCGGGGAATAATAAG GCCCAGCAGCACGACCACACGGAAACCATGCCAGAGTACCGCCTCAAGGTAGCTGCAGAACTTGGGTTATGTATGGCGCTTGCCGATATGgtactgatttatatttatttaaatctATTCGCCATATGTACCGCAAAGGTCAATGAAGAAATTGGTTTGAGGAAATATACGGAGACACTTAGGAATCTGCTATGCCCTGTTCTGAAGCCGATAAATCAACATGTAAACATGTCCAAGTTGGTTCCCTTGATTGAATTGTTCAGTTTCCTTGTGATTATATGTTCTGTTACTGTATTGCTTCTTCTGGGTGCAAAATTCACTCGCATTCATGTTGCTATGTTCTTTATTTGGTCCATTCTCATGCTCCAAGGTTCAGATACTTTAACCATTGGGATCTACCTTATAATACTTGGATTATACTGCATATGTTGGTCCCGAAAAAAGCAACAACCAAATGGGAATGAAAAGCTGCAGCCAAAGAGAGAACCCAAGAGTTATTTTGAGATGAATCCGTGA